Proteins from a single region of Amblyomma americanum isolate KBUSLIRL-KWMA chromosome 10, ASM5285725v1, whole genome shotgun sequence:
- the LOC144106330 gene encoding uncharacterized protein LOC144106330 isoform X2, which produces MRARAHHTTMLGAVTIFSCSVHFFPRKEEAHLEGRNTSFGLCGHNMEAGGANNGASTLSRGAHRFGVAWCHPPELKKEALQRDRNMEAGSGSDRDVAIPALVFENRLPSPQSGVQERPRHLASLRNPGVSPTMHL; this is translated from the exons ATGCGTGCGCGCGCCCACCACACGACCATGCTTGGAGCAGTCACCATATTCAGCTGCTCTG TCCACTTCTTCCCCCGGAAAGAAGAGGCACACCTAGAGGGACGCAACACCAGTTTCGGACTGTGTGGCCACAATATGGAAGCAGGTGGTGCGAACAACGGTGCTTCGACACTTTCCCGTGGGGCGCACCG GTTCGGAGTCGCCTGGTGCCATCCTCCGGAACTTAAAAAAGAGGCACTTCAACGGGACCGCAACATGGAAGCAGGTAGTGGCAGCGACCGTGACGTTGCCATCCCTGCATTGG TCTTCGAGAACAGACTTCCGTCTCCACAAAGTGGGGTACAGGAGAGGCCACGCCACCTAGCCTCGCTGCGGAATCCTGGCGTCTCGCCGACGATGCACCTTTGA
- the LOC144106330 gene encoding uncharacterized protein LOC144106330 isoform X1 — MRARAHHTTMLGAVTIFSCSAGLISVHFFPRKEEAHLEGRNTSFGLCGHNMEAGGANNGASTLSRGAHRFGVAWCHPPELKKEALQRDRNMEAGSGSDRDVAIPALVFENRLPSPQSGVQERPRHLASLRNPGVSPTMHL; from the exons ATGCGTGCGCGCGCCCACCACACGACCATGCTTGGAGCAGTCACCATATTCAGCTGCTCTG CTGGTCTGATTTCAGTCCACTTCTTCCCCCGGAAAGAAGAGGCACACCTAGAGGGACGCAACACCAGTTTCGGACTGTGTGGCCACAATATGGAAGCAGGTGGTGCGAACAACGGTGCTTCGACACTTTCCCGTGGGGCGCACCG GTTCGGAGTCGCCTGGTGCCATCCTCCGGAACTTAAAAAAGAGGCACTTCAACGGGACCGCAACATGGAAGCAGGTAGTGGCAGCGACCGTGACGTTGCCATCCCTGCATTGG TCTTCGAGAACAGACTTCCGTCTCCACAAAGTGGGGTACAGGAGAGGCCACGCCACCTAGCCTCGCTGCGGAATCCTGGCGTCTCGCCGACGATGCACCTTTGA